Proteins from a single region of Halobaculum sp. CBA1158:
- a CDS encoding D-2-hydroxyacid dehydrogenase, translating into MTGHSDAEPDVVVLREGTEGLSMESYAETLRERLPEYTVRLARTPADERELVPNARVVTGITVDRDLIERADRLELFACTFAGTDHVPVDALAEHGVAVTNAGGIHAPGIAEQSIANMLVFARNLHEGWRRKGNAEWRHFQSHEFTDSTVTVVGLGSIGQAVTQRLSGFEVETIGIRYTPEKGGPTDEVLGFDEEDVHEAFSRSDYVVLACPLNDMTRGLVGEAELATLPPSAVVVNAARGGLVDTDALVAALQSEGIRGAALDVTDPEPLPSDHPLWDLESCLITPHTGGHTPKHWDRLSDIVARNVAALESGGDLENVVVQPDSDR; encoded by the coding sequence ATGACCGGACACTCAGACGCGGAGCCCGACGTCGTCGTACTGCGTGAAGGCACAGAGGGGCTGTCGATGGAGTCGTACGCGGAGACGCTGCGCGAACGACTCCCGGAGTACACCGTCCGCCTCGCGCGGACGCCCGCCGACGAGCGCGAACTCGTCCCGAACGCGCGCGTCGTGACCGGCATCACGGTCGACCGCGACCTGATCGAACGCGCCGACCGGCTCGAGCTGTTCGCGTGTACCTTCGCCGGGACCGACCACGTCCCGGTGGACGCGCTGGCCGAGCACGGCGTCGCCGTGACGAACGCCGGCGGCATCCACGCCCCCGGCATCGCCGAGCAGTCGATCGCGAACATGCTCGTGTTCGCGCGCAACCTCCACGAGGGCTGGCGTCGGAAGGGGAACGCGGAGTGGCGTCACTTCCAGTCGCACGAGTTCACAGACAGCACGGTGACGGTCGTCGGGCTCGGGTCCATCGGGCAGGCGGTGACCCAGCGCCTGTCGGGCTTCGAGGTGGAGACGATCGGGATCCGCTACACCCCCGAGAAGGGCGGGCCGACCGACGAGGTACTGGGCTTCGACGAGGAGGACGTTCACGAGGCGTTCTCCCGCAGCGACTACGTCGTGCTCGCGTGCCCGCTCAACGACATGACGCGGGGGCTGGTCGGCGAGGCGGAGTTGGCGACGCTGCCCCCGAGCGCCGTCGTCGTCAACGCGGCTCGCGGCGGGCTCGTCGACACGGACGCGCTCGTCGCCGCGCTCCAGTCGGAGGGGATCCGCGGTGCCGCCCTCGACGTGACCGACCCGGAGCCGTTGCCGTCCGACCACCCGCTCTGGGACCTGGAGAGCTGCCTGATCACGCCGCACACCGGCGGTCACACGCCGAAGCACTGGGATCGGCTGAGCGACATCGTCGCCCGGAACGTCGCCGCGCTGGAGTCCGGCGGCGACCTGGAGAACGTGGTCGTCCAGCCGGACTCGGATCGGTAA
- a CDS encoding TIGR04053 family radical SAM/SPASM domain-containing protein, translating to MFDTSQRPIVLVWEASRACDLACDHCRAEATPGRHPEELTTAEGKRLLESAREFGDGQVVVLSGGDPLKRDDLAELVAHGDDIGLRMALTPSGTASLTRDRIDRLADAGLRRVALSVDAGGPSVHDGYRGEPGVFEETLRAARWIRESDLGLQINTTVCERTVDELPAVRDLVGDLGAVRWSVFFLVPVGRGATLDPVSPSRADAVMDWLHAVDDESSFTVKTTEAPHHTRVGLDRRGVEPADLHPESGPPATRPNVRAGDGFAFVNHVGDVTPSGFLPEPAGNVRDDDLVDLYRNADLFERLRDRDALTGKCGACEYRAVCGGSRSRAYAVTGDPLASDPLCPYVPDGYDGPLPESLADG from the coding sequence ATGTTCGACACGAGTCAGCGTCCGATCGTCCTCGTCTGGGAGGCCTCACGCGCGTGTGACCTCGCGTGTGACCACTGTCGAGCGGAGGCGACGCCCGGACGACACCCGGAGGAGCTCACGACCGCGGAGGGGAAGCGACTGCTGGAGTCCGCTCGCGAGTTCGGCGACGGCCAGGTGGTCGTCCTCTCGGGGGGCGACCCCCTCAAGCGCGACGACCTCGCGGAGCTCGTCGCTCACGGCGACGACATCGGCCTCCGGATGGCACTCACCCCCAGCGGAACGGCGTCGCTGACGCGCGACCGCATCGACCGACTCGCCGACGCCGGCCTCCGACGGGTCGCGCTCAGCGTCGACGCCGGCGGTCCGTCGGTCCACGACGGCTATCGCGGCGAACCGGGCGTCTTCGAGGAGACGCTTCGGGCGGCCCGGTGGATCCGGGAGTCGGATCTGGGCCTCCAGATCAACACGACCGTCTGCGAGCGAACCGTCGACGAACTCCCCGCCGTCCGGGACCTGGTCGGCGATCTCGGGGCTGTGCGCTGGAGCGTCTTCTTCCTCGTCCCAGTCGGACGGGGGGCGACGCTCGACCCGGTCAGTCCGTCCCGGGCCGACGCAGTCATGGACTGGCTCCACGCCGTCGACGACGAGTCGTCGTTCACCGTCAAGACGACGGAGGCCCCCCACCACACCCGCGTCGGCCTCGACCGGCGCGGGGTCGAGCCGGCGGATCTCCACCCCGAGTCGGGGCCGCCCGCGACCCGGCCGAACGTCCGCGCCGGCGACGGCTTCGCGTTCGTCAACCACGTCGGCGACGTGACGCCCTCTGGCTTCCTGCCGGAGCCCGCGGGGAACGTCCGCGACGACGACCTCGTCGACCTGTACCGGAACGCCGACCTGTTCGAACGGCTCCGCGACCGCGACGCGCTCACGGGCAAGTGCGGTGCCTGCGAGTACCGCGCTGTCTGCGGCGGGTCGCGCTCGCGAGCGTACGCGGTCACGGGCGACCCGCTCGCCTCCGATCCGCTGTGTCCGTACGTTCCCGATGGGTACGACGGACCGCTGCCGGAGTCGCTGGCGGACGGGTGA
- a CDS encoding formate/nitrite transporter family protein — translation MTEPEDDTHPEGDRGTTDDGVPVSGSVVPDRFSSDEVFQRIVADADHEITSGARELFFAALAGGFAITITLLVYASMYPQTDSSVVAALLYPIGFIYIIIGGYQLYTENTLPPVALTLERLASVPALLRHWTIVALGNFAGGAIGAVVLAYGGVLSPEAGAVAVDLAATGVYETTNWELFFRGGFAGLIVAGVVWMNFAAQDTISRLVVVYLAFLTIPLGNLNHSVVSFTEAVYLMLVGDLGFLLAMTDFVIPVLVGNTVGGVVLVTVVNYYQTTEERLETARFENVRRLSIRESLLGSLAGRSYVPMFDTVEEFVRDPDSYRILVPITNPRTETRLVEMACALASTRKKGVVHVVHMVQIPSGPSHGKRRADHDRISAESNRLLGDVRDIGERYEADLETSTLVTHRSFEDVFDRANRTRPDLVMMGWADDGVWASARAERPIDELTNRLPCDFIVVKDRGLDASRVLVPTAGGPNSVLSADVARGLSEARDAEVSLLHVVDGPADRERGERFLAEWAAENGLEDADRIVDDSGDVEDSIERAAEDNTIVLIGATEQGLLSRLVTDSLHMNIADDVEASLLLAERPSDRTLLKRLVGAGRRDK, via the coding sequence ATGACAGAGCCGGAGGACGACACTCACCCGGAGGGGGACCGGGGGACGACCGACGACGGCGTTCCGGTGTCGGGGTCAGTCGTCCCCGATCGGTTCTCCTCGGACGAGGTGTTCCAGCGGATCGTCGCCGACGCGGACCACGAGATCACCTCCGGGGCTCGCGAGCTGTTCTTCGCCGCCCTCGCCGGCGGGTTCGCGATCACGATCACGCTGCTCGTGTACGCGTCGATGTACCCGCAGACCGACAGCAGCGTCGTCGCGGCGCTGCTGTACCCGATCGGCTTCATCTACATCATCATCGGCGGCTACCAGCTGTACACCGAGAACACGCTCCCGCCGGTGGCGCTGACGCTCGAACGGCTGGCGTCGGTGCCGGCGCTGTTGCGCCATTGGACCATCGTCGCGCTCGGTAACTTCGCCGGCGGCGCGATCGGCGCGGTCGTCCTCGCGTACGGTGGCGTGTTATCTCCGGAGGCGGGGGCTGTGGCCGTGGACCTGGCGGCGACGGGGGTGTACGAGACCACCAACTGGGAGCTGTTCTTCAGGGGCGGGTTCGCCGGACTGATCGTCGCGGGCGTCGTCTGGATGAACTTCGCCGCACAGGACACGATCTCCCGGCTCGTCGTCGTTTACCTCGCGTTTCTCACCATCCCGCTGGGGAATCTCAACCACAGCGTCGTCTCGTTCACCGAGGCGGTGTACCTCATGCTCGTCGGCGACCTGGGGTTCCTGCTGGCGATGACCGACTTCGTGATCCCGGTGCTGGTCGGCAACACCGTCGGCGGCGTCGTGCTCGTCACGGTCGTCAACTACTACCAGACGACGGAGGAGCGTCTCGAGACCGCCCGCTTCGAGAACGTCCGTCGACTGTCGATACGCGAGTCCCTCCTCGGCAGCCTCGCGGGACGGTCGTACGTTCCGATGTTCGACACGGTCGAGGAGTTCGTCCGCGACCCGGACTCCTACCGCATCCTCGTTCCGATCACGAACCCGCGAACCGAGACCCGGCTCGTGGAGATGGCGTGTGCGCTCGCGTCGACCCGGAAGAAGGGCGTCGTCCACGTCGTCCACATGGTGCAGATCCCCTCCGGACCCAGCCACGGGAAGCGTCGAGCCGACCACGACCGAATCAGTGCCGAATCGAACAGACTGCTCGGGGACGTGCGCGACATCGGCGAGCGCTACGAGGCCGACCTGGAGACGTCGACGCTGGTCACGCACCGGTCGTTCGAGGATGTCTTCGACCGGGCGAACCGGACCCGTCCCGACCTGGTGATGATGGGGTGGGCCGACGACGGCGTGTGGGCGTCGGCCCGAGCCGAGCGCCCCATCGACGAGCTGACCAACCGCCTGCCGTGCGACTTCATCGTCGTCAAGGACCGCGGGCTCGACGCCTCTCGCGTGCTCGTCCCGACGGCCGGCGGTCCCAACTCCGTGTTGAGCGCCGACGTCGCCCGCGGACTCAGCGAGGCCCGCGACGCGGAGGTCTCGTTGCTTCACGTCGTCGACGGTCCCGCCGACCGCGAGCGCGGCGAGCGGTTCCTCGCGGAGTGGGCCGCCGAGAACGGACTCGAGGACGCCGACCGCATCGTCGACGACTCCGGCGACGTGGAGGACTCGATCGAGCGGGCGGCCGAGGACAACACGATCGTGCTCATCGGCGCGACCGAACAGGGGCTGCTCTCACGGCTCGTCACCGACTCGCTTCACATGAACATCGCCGACGACGTGGAGGCCTCGCTGCTGTTGGCCGAGCGACCCTCCGATCGAACGCTGTTGAAACGTCTCGTCGGCGCGGGTCGTCGCGACAAGTAA
- a CDS encoding TIGR04347 family pseudo-SAM/SPASM protein, with protein sequence MISVSKLLYDLDAEGDGLRYGDADSSAEQIRQRRQERPVVVWNGTKRCNLSCAHCYAGADVGAAEGELTTAEAKGLLDELAGYGVPVVLFSGGEPLVREDLAELVAHASDAGIRPVLSTNGTLLTRDRARDLRDAGLAYAGISVDGRREVNDAFRGQEGAFDAAVDGIEACLDVGLKTGLRYTVTEDTVPDMERVVDLLTDVGVDRFCFYHLAYGGRGVPDADIAPETRRDAVERLVDLTREYHAAGEEIETLLVGNYCDAAYLVEYAGREFGPDRAERVRRYLEVNGGDPAGERVADIDYQGNVHATQFWQSYSLGNVRDRPFGDIWDDESNPLLDRLRDRPDSLDEECRTCAYSDICRGASRLRALTVEGEFGARDPQCYLTPAERAGDGAV encoded by the coding sequence GTGATCTCGGTCAGCAAACTCCTGTACGACCTCGACGCCGAGGGCGACGGGCTCCGGTACGGCGACGCCGACTCCTCGGCCGAACAGATCCGCCAGCGGAGACAGGAGCGACCGGTCGTCGTCTGGAACGGCACCAAACGGTGCAACCTCTCGTGTGCCCACTGCTATGCGGGTGCCGACGTGGGCGCGGCCGAGGGCGAACTCACGACCGCCGAGGCGAAGGGACTGCTCGACGAACTCGCCGGCTACGGCGTCCCGGTCGTGCTGTTCTCCGGCGGCGAGCCCCTGGTGCGCGAGGACCTCGCCGAACTTGTCGCCCACGCGAGCGACGCCGGGATCCGCCCGGTGTTGTCGACCAACGGCACGCTGCTCACCCGAGACCGCGCTCGCGACCTCCGCGACGCCGGCCTCGCGTACGCGGGAATCTCCGTCGACGGCCGCCGCGAGGTGAACGACGCCTTCCGCGGACAGGAGGGGGCCTTCGACGCCGCCGTCGACGGCATCGAGGCCTGTCTCGACGTGGGGTTGAAGACGGGCCTGCGCTACACCGTCACCGAGGACACGGTCCCGGACATGGAGCGCGTGGTCGACCTGCTGACCGACGTCGGCGTCGATCGATTCTGCTTCTATCACCTCGCGTACGGCGGACGGGGGGTCCCCGACGCAGACATCGCGCCCGAGACCCGACGCGACGCGGTCGAGCGCCTCGTCGACCTCACCCGGGAGTACCACGCCGCCGGCGAGGAGATCGAGACGCTGCTCGTGGGCAACTACTGCGACGCCGCCTACCTCGTCGAGTACGCGGGCCGGGAGTTCGGCCCCGACCGCGCCGAGCGCGTCCGTCGATACCTCGAGGTCAACGGCGGCGACCCGGCCGGCGAGCGGGTCGCCGACATCGACTACCAGGGCAACGTCCACGCGACGCAGTTCTGGCAGTCGTACTCGCTGGGGAACGTCCGAGACCGGCCGTTCGGAGACATCTGGGACGACGAGTCGAACCCCCTCCTCGACCGCCTCCGCGACCGCCCCGACAGCCTGGACGAGGAGTGCCGGACATGTGCGTACAGCGACATCTGCCGGGGGGCGTCGCGCCTGCGCGCGCTCACGGTCGAGGGCGAGTTCGGTGCCCGCGACCCGCAGTGTTATCTCACGCCCGCCGAGCGCGCCGGCGACGGCGCGGTCTAG
- a CDS encoding Htur_1727 family rSAM-partnered candidate RiPP, protein MTDSDRRESVAQARADDSPEWEVFLRESSAEPLRHAGSVTAPSTDVAREQASALFPEASTLWLARSDRVARFTERDLGAEYDGDGAEGDDDADADGERDADANAAADGGVEA, encoded by the coding sequence ATGACCGACTCCGACCGGCGCGAGAGCGTGGCGCAGGCGCGAGCCGACGACTCGCCGGAGTGGGAGGTGTTCCTCCGGGAGTCGTCTGCCGAGCCGCTTCGACACGCGGGCAGCGTCACCGCGCCCTCGACTGACGTGGCACGCGAACAGGCGAGCGCGCTGTTCCCCGAGGCGTCGACCCTCTGGCTGGCGCGCAGCGACCGCGTCGCCCGTTTCACAGAGCGCGACCTCGGTGCCGAGTACGACGGAGACGGGGCCGAAGGAGACGACGACGCGGACGCCGACGGTGAACGGGACGCCGACGCGAACGCCGCCGCCGACGGGGGTGTGGAGGCGTGA
- a CDS encoding M24 family metallopeptidase has translation MPREEIFDESEYERRVERTRRRLREEELDAIVVSDPANMNYLTGYDGWSFYVHQAVVVTPDRDEPVWIGRDMDGGGARATTHLDDDSIRAYSDDHVHSPHDLHPMDYVAGVLEDLGVADGRIGLEMDAAYFTAKSYTRLQHNLPDADFEDATLLVGWVRIRKSELELAYMREAARISENAMLAGLDAVGEGVPEYEVAAAIYEQLITGTDEYGGDYPSIVPLMPSGDHTGTPHLTWTDRRFDDGDPVIIELSGCRHRYHSPLARTTFVGDPPTKLEETADIVVEGLEAALDAAEPGVTCETVEKAWRDTIAEYGLEKEDRIGYSMGLGYPPDWGEHTASIRPGDETVLEEDMTFHMIPGIWTDEIGMEISETFHVTSTGAETLAEFPRRLFTA, from the coding sequence ATGCCCCGAGAAGAGATATTCGACGAGTCCGAGTACGAGCGGCGGGTCGAACGAACGAGGCGGCGGTTGCGGGAGGAGGAACTCGACGCGATCGTGGTCTCCGATCCGGCGAACATGAACTACTTGACCGGCTACGACGGCTGGTCGTTCTACGTCCACCAGGCGGTCGTGGTCACCCCGGACCGGGACGAGCCGGTCTGGATCGGCCGCGACATGGACGGCGGGGGCGCGCGGGCGACGACGCACCTCGACGACGACAGCATCCGCGCGTACAGCGACGACCACGTCCACTCGCCGCACGACCTCCATCCGATGGACTACGTCGCGGGAGTCCTCGAGGACCTGGGGGTCGCCGACGGCCGCATCGGGCTGGAGATGGACGCCGCCTACTTCACCGCGAAGTCGTACACGCGGCTCCAGCACAACCTCCCGGACGCCGACTTCGAGGACGCGACGCTGCTGGTCGGCTGGGTCCGGATCAGGAAGTCCGAGCTGGAACTGGCGTACATGCGCGAGGCCGCCCGCATCTCCGAGAACGCGATGCTCGCGGGCCTCGACGCGGTCGGTGAGGGGGTCCCGGAGTACGAGGTCGCGGCCGCCATCTACGAGCAACTGATCACGGGTACCGACGAGTACGGCGGCGACTACCCGTCCATCGTTCCGCTGATGCCGTCGGGCGACCACACGGGAACCCCGCACCTCACCTGGACGGACCGCCGGTTCGACGACGGCGACCCCGTCATCATCGAGCTGTCGGGGTGTCGCCACCGCTATCACTCGCCGCTGGCCCGAACGACGTTCGTCGGCGACCCCCCGACGAAGCTGGAGGAGACGGCCGACATCGTCGTCGAGGGGCTGGAGGCCGCACTCGACGCCGCCGAACCCGGCGTCACCTGCGAGACGGTCGAGAAGGCCTGGCGCGACACAATTGCGGAGTACGGCCTCGAGAAGGAGGATCGTATCGGCTACTCGATGGGGCTCGGCTACCCCCCGGACTGGGGCGAACACACAGCGAGCATCCGCCCCGGAGACGAGACCGTCCTCGAGGAGGACATGACGTTCCACATGATCCCCGGTATCTGGACCGACGAGATCGGCATGGAGATCAGCGAGACGTTCCACGTCACGAGCACGGGCGCGGAGACGCTGGCGGAGTTCCCGCGTCGGCTGTTCACCGCCTGA
- a CDS encoding aspartate aminotransferase family protein: MVGPPIHDLHFAEEPSVDEVPGPASRSLLDRQGEIDSSAVAYPNDIPLAFDEGRGATLKDVDGNVFLDFFAGIGVYNVGHANPYVNEGVHEQIDKLTHAVDFPTEPRIELIEKLDEIAPGGLAGSNRVVFGGPTGSDAVEASIKLAKYNTGGNGLLAFRNSYHGATTGAMSITSNKKFKKPYAPLLPDVVHAPFPYPFQEDRAPEESVDRALEEVRAIVEQPYGGLTDPAGIFVEPIQGEGGVVVPPEGFLSGLREIADENDLPLVFDEIQVGLGRTGEWWACEHYDVTPDAMTTAKALGGNGQPLSGTIYHEDLDTWGSGDHAGTYRGHVPAMVGGLRMIEYVQSHDLLDHATEVGSYIRDRLRDAGEGDPGLGEVRGKGLFVGAEFVDGNGDPDGDRVDAIQEYCYEHGVLVWTAGQYGNVLRLLPPLVLTETQAEVGTEVIADAIAATARTVSA, encoded by the coding sequence ATGGTGGGCCCGCCGATCCACGACCTGCATTTCGCGGAGGAACCGTCCGTCGACGAGGTCCCCGGTCCCGCGTCGCGTTCGCTCCTGGACAGACAGGGGGAGATCGACAGCAGCGCGGTCGCGTACCCGAACGACATCCCGCTGGCGTTCGACGAGGGGCGGGGAGCGACCCTGAAAGACGTCGACGGCAACGTCTTCCTCGACTTCTTCGCGGGGATCGGCGTCTACAACGTTGGCCACGCGAACCCGTACGTGAACGAGGGCGTCCACGAACAGATCGACAAGCTCACCCACGCCGTCGACTTCCCGACGGAGCCGCGGATCGAACTCATCGAGAAGCTCGACGAGATCGCGCCGGGTGGACTCGCCGGCAGCAACCGGGTGGTCTTCGGCGGGCCGACCGGGAGCGACGCCGTCGAGGCGTCGATCAAGCTCGCGAAGTACAACACCGGCGGCAACGGCCTGCTCGCGTTCCGGAACTCCTATCACGGCGCGACGACCGGCGCGATGAGTATCACGTCGAACAAGAAGTTCAAGAAGCCGTACGCGCCGCTTCTGCCCGACGTAGTCCACGCGCCGTTCCCGTACCCGTTTCAGGAGGACCGCGCCCCCGAGGAGTCCGTCGACCGCGCCTTGGAGGAGGTCCGCGCGATCGTCGAGCAGCCGTACGGCGGGCTGACCGACCCCGCGGGCATCTTCGTCGAGCCGATCCAGGGCGAGGGCGGCGTCGTCGTCCCGCCAGAGGGGTTTCTCTCGGGACTCCGCGAGATCGCAGACGAGAACGACCTCCCGCTGGTGTTCGACGAGATCCAGGTCGGGCTCGGCCGAACTGGAGAGTGGTGGGCCTGCGAGCACTACGACGTGACCCCGGACGCGATGACGACCGCGAAGGCGCTGGGGGGCAACGGTCAGCCCCTCTCGGGGACCATCTACCACGAGGACCTCGACACGTGGGGCTCGGGCGACCACGCGGGCACGTACCGCGGGCACGTCCCGGCGATGGTCGGCGGCCTCCGGATGATCGAGTACGTCCAGTCGCACGACCTGCTCGACCACGCGACCGAGGTGGGCTCGTACATCCGCGACCGCCTCCGCGACGCGGGCGAGGGCGACCCCGGCCTCGGCGAGGTACGCGGAAAGGGCCTGTTCGTCGGTGCCGAGTTCGTCGACGGGAACGGTGACCCGGACGGCGACCGCGTCGACGCGATCCAGGAATACTGTTACGAGCACGGCGTGCTCGTCTGGACGGCGGGCCAGTACGGCAACGTCCTCCGACTGCTTCCGCCGCTCGTGTTGACGGAGACGCAGGCCGAGGTCGGGACCGAGGTCATCGCGGACGCCATCGCGGCGACCGCGCGAACCGTGTCGGCCTGA
- a CDS encoding halocyanin domain-containing protein produces the protein MSERSPDRRTVLRATGLAAAGGLASLAGCSGGSGGGDETDGSTDTEAPVEETTDDGGSDSGGDGDSGGDGGDASFDGWFDDVDNYDGVVDETGASEVTVEVGIEANGGYYGFGPAAVRVSTGTTVTWEWTGQGSSHNVAADDGSFESELVSDEGHTFSQTFEEAGTVRYVCTPHEAMGMKGVVVVE, from the coding sequence ATGTCCGAACGTTCACCCGACCGACGGACGGTACTGCGCGCGACCGGACTGGCCGCCGCGGGCGGCCTCGCGAGCCTCGCCGGCTGTTCGGGCGGGAGCGGAGGCGGCGACGAGACCGACGGGTCGACGGACACCGAAGCGCCCGTCGAGGAGACCACGGACGACGGTGGAAGCGACAGCGGCGGAGACGGCGACAGCGGCGGAGACGGCGGCGACGCCTCCTTCGACGGCTGGTTCGACGACGTGGACAACTACGACGGCGTCGTCGACGAGACCGGCGCGAGCGAGGTGACTGTCGAGGTCGGGATCGAGGCCAACGGCGGCTACTACGGCTTCGGCCCGGCCGCAGTCAGGGTGTCCACAGGGACGACCGTCACCTGGGAGTGGACCGGCCAGGGCTCCAGCCACAACGTCGCCGCCGACGACGGCTCCTTCGAGTCCGAGCTCGTCTCCGACGAGGGCCACACATTCAGCCAGACGTTCGAGGAGGCGGGGACTGTCAGGTACGTCTGCACGCCCCACGAGGCGATGGGGATGAAGGGCGTCGTCGTCGTCGAGTGA
- a CDS encoding aldehyde ferredoxin oxidoreductase C-terminal domain-containing protein, protein MLHSTGPLLSIDLGDRDVSETDITGIQERYVGGRGVGTRLAHERIPFDADPLGPENRAVFTTGPMQASQMSFTGRTNCTAVSPLTDGLLSSNAGGFMSRHLAATGYGAVELAGESDELVVVHVRDDVDELDSSARPTKSDVGVEFEAVPELAGATVPETTKYLETEHGISSDQTAVIGPAGEHEVRFASIMTTEERAFGRGGLGAVLGAKNVKGVTFGGDSAPDLSIPATANEIHREAATEDHIMKEQGTVAVMDLANEMDGLPSYYFSERSFEGVEGINGDAVASKKYKKGTCSACAFACKLPTRDEERGVETEGPEFEVAMAFGSNSGVDDIVDVMESNRLCDEYGLDAISAGNTIAAYLEAEEEFGNRELIWDLVEKIAHREGVGDRLAEGIGRVHEDLGVENWSVKNMDFAAHEGRLLHGQALSYAVANRGADHMYATFYSVEYPLVDEDEAMAPAGFEGKAERLVEREDLMALNDSGVVCKFSRDFMTPERYELLFDADFGDLLAVGARTVALERHFNNERGFDRADDRLPYEDELPGLEDAIESYYEIRGWNEDGTVPESALPA, encoded by the coding sequence ATGCTTCACAGTACCGGACCGCTGCTGTCAATCGACCTCGGCGACCGGGACGTCTCGGAGACCGACATCACGGGTATCCAGGAGCGGTACGTCGGCGGCCGCGGCGTGGGTACACGGCTCGCCCACGAGCGGATCCCGTTCGACGCCGACCCGCTCGGTCCGGAGAACCGAGCCGTGTTCACCACCGGGCCGATGCAGGCCTCTCAGATGAGCTTCACCGGCCGGACCAACTGCACCGCCGTCTCTCCGCTGACCGACGGGCTGTTGTCGTCGAACGCGGGCGGATTCATGTCGCGACACCTCGCGGCGACGGGCTACGGGGCCGTCGAGCTGGCCGGCGAGAGCGACGAGCTGGTCGTCGTTCACGTCCGCGACGACGTCGACGAGCTCGACTCGTCGGCTCGTCCGACGAAGTCGGACGTAGGCGTCGAGTTCGAGGCCGTCCCCGAGTTGGCGGGGGCGACGGTTCCGGAGACGACCAAGTACCTCGAGACGGAACACGGGATCTCGAGCGACCAGACCGCCGTCATCGGGCCGGCCGGCGAACACGAGGTTCGGTTCGCGTCGATCATGACGACCGAGGAACGGGCGTTCGGCCGCGGCGGCCTCGGGGCGGTCCTCGGCGCGAAGAACGTCAAGGGGGTCACCTTCGGCGGCGACTCCGCGCCCGACCTGTCGATCCCGGCGACCGCGAACGAGATCCACCGCGAGGCCGCCACCGAGGACCACATCATGAAAGAGCAGGGGACCGTCGCCGTGATGGACCTCGCCAACGAGATGGACGGGCTCCCGTCGTACTACTTCTCCGAGCGCTCCTTCGAGGGCGTCGAGGGGATCAACGGCGACGCCGTCGCGTCGAAGAAGTACAAGAAAGGGACCTGCTCGGCGTGCGCGTTCGCGTGCAAGCTTCCCACTCGCGACGAGGAACGCGGCGTCGAGACCGAGGGGCCGGAGTTCGAGGTGGCGATGGCGTTCGGCTCGAACTCCGGGGTCGACGACATCGTCGACGTGATGGAGTCGAACCGGCTGTGCGACGAGTACGGGCTCGACGCCATCTCGGCGGGCAACACCATCGCAGCGTACCTCGAGGCCGAAGAGGAGTTCGGCAACCGCGAGCTCATCTGGGATCTCGTCGAGAAGATCGCCCACCGCGAGGGGGTCGGCGACCGCCTCGCCGAGGGGATCGGTCGGGTCCACGAGGACCTCGGCGTGGAGAACTGGTCGGTGAAGAACATGGACTTCGCGGCCCACGAGGGGCGGCTCCTCCACGGGCAGGCGCTCTCGTACGCCGTCGCCAACCGCGGTGCCGACCACATGTACGCGACGTTCTACTCCGTCGAGTACCCGCTCGTCGACGAGGACGAGGCGATGGCTCCCGCGGGGTTCGAGGGGAAGGCAGAACGGCTCGTCGAACGGGAGGACCTGATGGCGCTCAACGACAGCGGCGTCGTCTGCAAGTTCTCGCGTGACTTCATGACGCCCGAACGCTACGAGCTGCTGTTCGACGCCGACTTCGGGGACCTGCTCGCGGTCGGGGCGCGGACGGTCGCGCTCGAACGGCACTTCAACAACGAGCGGGGGTTCGACCGCGCGGACGATCGCCTCCCGTACGAGGACGAGCTTCCGGGGCTCGAGGACGCCATCGAGTCGTACTACGAGATCCGCGGGTGGAACGAGGACGGGACCGTTCCGGAGTCGGCGCTTCCGGCGTAG